Proteins from a genomic interval of Candidatus Rubidus massiliensis:
- the tagG gene encoding Teichoic acid translocation permease protein TagG: protein MDKDPSILIIDPKNIQKEYLKDLFRYKELFYFFCWRDTLVRYKQAIFGIAWALIRPILHMLVFTLVFSKVAKLSSNNVNYPLFVLAGMLPWQLFSNAIMDCSNSIINNSHLITKTYFPRMLIPGAQIIVHFTDFCVGTTVLLLALIFMGYGSLLSIIFFPIFIALTLILCLGCGLWLSALTVKYRDFKFIVPFLIQFGVFVSPVGYGTFSIPEKYQIFYFANPMVGIIDGCRWSLFGITYPGIAYSILFSIIINLSLLITGFRYFRKMETSFADGI, encoded by the coding sequence ATGGATAAAGACCCCTCTATACTAATTATTGATCCTAAAAATATTCAAAAAGAATATTTAAAAGATTTATTTAGATATAAGGAATTATTTTATTTTTTTTGCTGGAGAGATACCTTAGTAAGATATAAGCAAGCAATATTTGGTATTGCTTGGGCTCTAATTAGGCCAATCTTACATATGCTTGTGTTTACATTAGTTTTTAGTAAAGTAGCTAAGCTTTCTTCAAATAATGTTAATTATCCACTGTTTGTATTAGCAGGAATGTTACCATGGCAGTTGTTTTCTAATGCTATTATGGATTGCTCAAATTCTATTATCAATAATTCTCATCTCATTACAAAAACTTATTTCCCACGTATGTTAATTCCTGGAGCCCAGATTATTGTGCATTTTACAGATTTTTGCGTGGGAACAACGGTTTTATTACTAGCCTTAATATTTATGGGATATGGCTCGCTTTTATCTATTATATTTTTCCCTATTTTTATAGCTTTAACACTAATTCTTTGCTTAGGTTGTGGATTGTGGCTAAGTGCTTTAACAGTCAAGTATCGTGATTTTAAATTTATCGTACCCTTTTTGATACAATTTGGAGTATTTGTTTCACCAGTTGGTTATGGAACGTTTTCTATTCCTGAGAAATATCAAATATTTTATTTTGCTAACCCAATGGTTGGAATTATCGATGGTTGTCGATGGTCTTTATTTGGCATTACTTATCCAGGTATAGCCTATTCAATTTTGTTTTCTATTATCATTAACTTAAGCTTATTGATTACAGGCTTTCGTTATTTTAGGAAAATGGAAACAAGCTTTGCTGACGGAATATAA
- the rfbB gene encoding dTDP-glucose 4,6-dehydratase produces the protein MKIKRNVQNILVTGGAGFIGSAFIRYLLQEEKNFDGFCINFDLLTYAGNLENLKEVENDPRYLFQRGDIRDQNLINHLCQEHQIDTIIHFAAESHVDRSILGPQAFIETNIMGTFSLLEVVRQNPHIHFHHVSTDEVYGCLKETGFFVEETPYSPNSPYSASKAASDHLVRAYNKTYGLSTCISNCSNNYGPYHFPEKLIPLMIMNCLEGKPLPIYGNGSNVRDWLFVTDHAEALWLLLQQGRSGETYNIGGEEEKTNKQVIEAIIYHLSQKFSIDQEKYLNLITYVKDRPGHDFRYAIDCSKLKNELGWKQKHNFETGLKETIDWYCNNLDWVRNIQSGNYQLWMEANYANR, from the coding sequence ATGAAAATCAAAAGAAATGTACAAAATATCCTAGTTACTGGTGGTGCTGGATTTATTGGCTCTGCGTTTATCAGATATTTGTTACAAGAAGAGAAAAATTTTGACGGATTTTGTATCAACTTTGATTTATTAACATATGCTGGCAATTTAGAAAATTTGAAAGAAGTTGAAAATGACCCTCGTTATTTATTTCAAAGAGGTGATATTAGAGATCAAAATTTAATTAATCACTTATGTCAAGAACATCAAATTGATACAATCATTCACTTCGCTGCAGAAAGCCATGTCGATAGGAGCATTTTAGGCCCTCAAGCTTTTATTGAAACTAATATCATGGGTACTTTTTCTTTGTTAGAAGTTGTTCGGCAAAATCCCCATATACATTTTCATCATGTATCAACAGACGAAGTTTACGGTTGCTTAAAAGAAACAGGTTTTTTTGTAGAGGAAACACCATATTCTCCTAATTCACCTTATTCTGCTTCAAAAGCTGCTTCGGATCATCTAGTTAGGGCTTATAACAAAACTTATGGGTTATCTACTTGTATTTCCAATTGCAGCAATAATTATGGACCCTATCACTTTCCTGAAAAATTAATTCCCTTAATGATCATGAATTGTTTAGAAGGTAAGCCTTTGCCAATTTATGGGAATGGATCTAACGTTAGAGATTGGTTATTTGTTACTGATCATGCTGAAGCCTTGTGGCTTTTATTGCAGCAGGGAAGATCTGGGGAAACTTATAATATTGGTGGAGAAGAAGAAAAAACAAATAAGCAAGTCATTGAAGCTATTATTTATCACCTAAGCCAAAAGTTTTCTATAGATCAAGAAAAATATTTAAACTTGATAACATATGTAAAAGATCGCCCAGGACATGATTTTAGATACGCTATTGATTGCTCGAAACTTAAAAATGAGCTTGGCTGGAAGCAAAAGCATAATTTTGAAACAGGGCTCAAAGAAACGATTGATTGGTATTGTAATAATTTAGATTGGGTAAGAAATATTCAATCGGGTAACTACCAATTATGGATGGAAGCAAACTACGCAAATCGGTAA
- the rmlA1 gene encoding Glucose-1-phosphate thymidylyltransferase 1, translating into MKGIVLAGGSGTRLHPLTLGVSKQLLPVYNKPMIYYPISVLLLAGIKEILIITTPEEQHLFKRLLGDGEKLGCRFTYAIQPQPKGLAEAFIIGEEFIGDDRVCLILGDNIFYGNRLHEFLNAAVAKEKGATLFGYEVKSPQRYGVAEVNDEGVVISLEEKPMHPKSNIAVTGLYFYDNDVIRIAKEIKPSGRGELEITDVNRVYMEKGLVSMHVMGRGFTWLDAGTYESLMQASHFVQVVEERQGMYIASLEEIAYHQEFITAKQLRKLGQDLGKSPYGQYLIELSERKIEITV; encoded by the coding sequence ATGAAAGGTATTGTTTTAGCAGGCGGAAGTGGCACACGCCTTCACCCTTTAACACTTGGGGTATCAAAGCAACTTTTGCCAGTATATAACAAACCAATGATTTATTATCCCATATCAGTTTTGCTTCTAGCTGGGATTAAAGAAATATTAATCATTACAACACCCGAAGAACAACATTTATTTAAAAGATTATTAGGCGATGGAGAAAAACTTGGTTGTCGCTTTACTTATGCAATACAACCACAACCAAAAGGTTTAGCGGAAGCTTTTATTATTGGAGAGGAATTTATTGGAGACGACCGAGTTTGTTTAATTCTTGGTGATAACATATTTTACGGTAACCGATTACACGAATTTTTAAATGCAGCAGTAGCCAAAGAAAAAGGAGCTACACTATTTGGTTATGAAGTTAAGTCTCCTCAAAGATACGGAGTGGCAGAGGTAAATGATGAGGGTGTTGTTATTTCTTTGGAAGAAAAGCCAATGCATCCAAAATCAAATATAGCAGTTACTGGGCTATATTTTTACGATAATGATGTAATTCGCATTGCAAAAGAGATTAAGCCATCAGGTAGAGGCGAGCTAGAAATCACAGATGTTAATCGTGTATATATGGAAAAAGGATTAGTTTCCATGCATGTAATGGGAAGAGGTTTTACATGGCTCGATGCTGGTACTTATGAGAGTCTAATGCAAGCGAGTCACTTTGTTCAAGTTGTTGAAGAAAGACAAGGGATGTATATTGCTTCTTTAGAAGAAATTGCCTACCATCAAGAATTTATTACGGCAAAACAATTAAGAAAACTTGGCCAAGATTTAGGAAAAAGCCCTTACGGTCAATACTTAATTGAGTTATCTGAAAGAAAGATTGAAATAACCGTTTAA
- a CDS encoding HAD hydrolase, family IB: MLNKTSPKVIAAFDFDGTLTHRDLFFPFLIYASKKTSIPTKLLKIIPNFILYGLGNLNRQEVKERLIYEFLHKKSKKELYSIGEEFAKVVIPKYEREITLNCLKWHQSQGHECVIVSAGLNFYLQPWALSKGITSLISSELNFDASDAVIGTLKNGNCWGEEKVKRLIDRYGNKDNYILYAYGDSKGDEPLLQFADFAYYKNWPVTKNL; this comes from the coding sequence ATGTTAAATAAAACTAGCCCTAAAGTTATTGCAGCATTTGATTTTGATGGCACACTAACCCATAGGGATTTATTCTTTCCTTTTTTAATCTATGCTTCAAAAAAAACTTCAATTCCAACAAAACTATTAAAAATTATTCCTAATTTTATCCTTTATGGCTTAGGAAATCTAAATCGGCAAGAAGTAAAAGAACGTTTAATTTATGAGTTTCTACATAAAAAATCAAAAAAAGAACTTTATTCAATTGGAGAAGAATTTGCAAAAGTTGTTATTCCAAAGTATGAAAGAGAAATTACATTAAATTGTTTAAAATGGCATCAAAGCCAAGGTCATGAGTGTGTTATTGTAAGTGCAGGTTTAAATTTTTACCTTCAACCTTGGGCATTAAGTAAAGGGATAACATCTCTTATCAGTAGTGAATTGAATTTTGATGCAAGTGATGCCGTTATTGGAACTTTAAAAAATGGCAATTGTTGGGGTGAAGAAAAAGTAAAAAGGCTTATTGATCGTTATGGCAATAAAGATAACTATATATTATATGCTTATGGTGATAGTAAAGGAGATGAACCATTACTTCAATTTGCTGATTTTGCTTATTACAAAAATTGGCCAGTAACCAAAAATTTATAA
- the galE_1 gene encoding UDP-glucose 4-epimerase — protein MKNIFITGIAGFIGFHLAKKLVELKFNVVGIDNFNTYYDPALKQIRAKILKEKGVKIYQQDLSVGLKQIIEDHNVTNIVHLAAQAGVRYSLENPSAYIDSNIHGFLTILEICRSFPHIPLVYASSSSIYGLNKDIPFKETHVTDKQASLYGVTKKTNELMAANYHHLFNIKVTGLRFFTVYGPYGRPDMAYFSFADAIDKQTPIYLYNQGLMKRDFTFIDDITDGIISAIELEASYEIFNLGNNQSVSLLYFVELLEKYMGKTTKKIFAPMQLGDVENTFADITHAQTQLGYSPKTSIEKGLESFILWYKEHRLLFS, from the coding sequence ATGAAAAATATTTTTATTACTGGAATAGCCGGCTTTATAGGATTTCATTTAGCGAAAAAACTAGTAGAACTTAAATTTAATGTAGTTGGTATTGATAACTTTAATACTTATTATGATCCCGCCTTAAAGCAAATAAGAGCTAAAATTTTGAAGGAAAAAGGTGTAAAAATTTACCAGCAAGATCTAAGCGTTGGTCTTAAACAAATTATAGAAGATCACAACGTAACAAATATTGTGCATTTAGCAGCGCAAGCGGGTGTTAGATACTCTTTAGAAAATCCATCTGCTTACATTGATAGCAACATCCATGGGTTTCTAACTATTTTAGAAATCTGCCGAAGTTTTCCTCATATTCCTTTAGTATACGCTTCTTCTTCTTCAATATATGGTTTAAATAAAGATATACCCTTTAAAGAAACCCACGTGACGGACAAACAGGCAAGCCTTTATGGTGTGACAAAAAAGACAAACGAATTAATGGCCGCTAATTACCATCATCTCTTCAATATAAAAGTAACTGGTCTTCGTTTTTTTACCGTTTATGGTCCTTATGGCAGACCTGATATGGCTTATTTTTCATTCGCAGATGCAATTGATAAACAAACTCCCATTTATTTGTATAATCAAGGCTTGATGAAAAGAGATTTTACATTTATTGATGATATAACAGATGGGATTATTTCTGCCATTGAGCTTGAAGCATCATATGAAATTTTTAATTTAGGCAATAATCAATCAGTATCTTTACTTTATTTTGTAGAATTACTTGAGAAATATATGGGTAAAACAACTAAAAAGATATTTGCACCTATGCAACTTGGCGATGTAGAAAATACATTTGCAGACATTACACATGCTCAAACTCAATTAGGATATAGCCCCAAAACAAGTATTGAGAAAGGACTTGAATCATTTATTTTGTGGTATAAGGAACATCGCCTATTATTCTCTTAA
- the blh_1 gene encoding Beta-lactamase hydrolase-like protein, with translation MNISINDFVKKIIDNEKIYLIDIRTKEAFDKIKLEGKSNFHLFNLPYPTIKDNPSKKLTSFIQEHEIPKNNVFAICYKGNSSKLLCQAFEDLNHPITNVMGGMDAWEQFYGITAIPHTRCTIYQIQRLAKGCLSYIIVSNKEAIIVDPLSKEDLYIDFIQKNNLHLKFIVDTHIHADHFSSGVKLSLYFNVPYRIHPYESINPLDQSFANFIYSPLSNDEIFHLGNASLTFFHIPGHTLGQLAINVDNKFLICGDSIFMDSLARPDLGRQLDSWIIHFYNTLEKIMNLPNDIILLPGHFSNLEEMNSDFYIGQSLEKIKATNSAINHFFAGFTAFDLFIRKSLPMLPKEYETIKRANLCQLAVSDQDIAVLECGKNMCSLRS, from the coding sequence ATGAACATTTCTATTAACGACTTTGTAAAAAAAATAATAGACAATGAGAAAATCTATTTAATTGACATACGAACTAAAGAGGCATTTGATAAAATAAAATTAGAAGGTAAAAGCAATTTTCATTTATTTAATTTACCTTATCCGACTATCAAAGATAATCCAAGTAAAAAACTGACCTCTTTTATTCAAGAACATGAAATTCCTAAAAATAATGTATTTGCCATTTGCTATAAAGGTAATTCTTCTAAATTGCTGTGTCAGGCTTTTGAAGACCTAAATCACCCCATAACTAATGTAATGGGAGGAATGGATGCCTGGGAACAATTTTATGGTATTACAGCTATTCCTCATACTCGTTGTACCATTTATCAAATTCAAAGGCTTGCTAAAGGTTGTTTAAGCTATATCATCGTTTCTAACAAAGAAGCAATAATTGTAGATCCTTTAAGCAAAGAAGATCTTTATATAGATTTTATTCAGAAGAATAATTTGCATTTAAAGTTCATCGTAGATACTCATATTCATGCCGACCACTTCAGCAGCGGTGTAAAACTATCTCTTTATTTCAATGTGCCTTATCGAATACATCCATACGAATCTATCAATCCACTTGATCAAAGTTTTGCTAACTTTATTTATTCCCCTCTTTCTAATGATGAAATTTTTCATCTTGGGAATGCATCGTTAACATTTTTTCATATCCCAGGCCATACATTGGGACAATTAGCCATAAATGTTGATAATAAATTCTTAATTTGTGGTGATAGCATTTTTATGGATTCACTTGCAAGACCAGATCTTGGAAGACAGCTAGACAGCTGGATTATACATTTTTATAATACTTTAGAAAAAATAATGAATTTACCAAATGATATCATTCTTTTGCCCGGTCATTTTTCAAATTTAGAGGAAATGAATTCAGATTTTTATATTGGACAATCTTTAGAAAAAATTAAAGCAACTAATAGCGCTATTAATCATTTTTTTGCTGGGTTTACAGCGTTTGATTTATTTATAAGAAAAAGTTTGCCAATGTTACCAAAAGAGTATGAAACGATAAAACGAGCTAATTTATGTCAACTAGCTGTCAGTGATCAAGATATTGCCGTATTAGAATGTGGCAAAAATATGTGCTCACTAAGAAGTTGA
- a CDS encoding Opacity protein antigens, whose protein sequence is MKKMFIMLAALLAIAVPTASQAILWEGFYVGGYGAANFLQFDRKHNNLHHHNNRVGYALAGAIGYRWCNNFRLEAEVSYRHNKLHRHRFFGSSSSDLLGSSSSGFGRRHNSYREWAYLANAYYDLPTCWWVNPYVGAGIGYASQRLHRNNGLLTSDSSLVSLDSSSSDFGGHRNRRRGFAWQVIGGVAYPIDECLEVSVEYRFHMGRLNRLYNHDIGAALRYFF, encoded by the coding sequence ATGAAAAAAATGTTCATAATGTTAGCAGCTCTCTTGGCAATAGCAGTGCCAACTGCTTCTCAAGCAATTTTATGGGAAGGCTTCTACGTCGGTGGATACGGCGCGGCTAACTTTCTACAATTCGATAGAAAACACAATAATTTACATCACCACAATAACCGTGTTGGATATGCTTTAGCTGGTGCGATTGGATACAGATGGTGCAACAATTTCCGCTTAGAAGCTGAAGTAAGCTACAGACATAACAAATTACATCGTCATCGCTTTTTCGGATCTAGCTCCTCTGATTTGTTAGGCTCTAGCAGCAGCGGTTTCGGAAGAAGACATAATAGCTATAGAGAATGGGCTTACTTAGCAAACGCTTACTACGATCTCCCAACTTGCTGGTGGGTAAATCCATACGTAGGTGCTGGTATTGGTTATGCTAGCCAAAGATTACATCGCAACAACGGCTTACTAACAAGCGATAGCTCATTAGTTAGCTTAGATAGCAGCAGTTCAGATTTCGGTGGTCATCGTAATAGAAGACGTGGTTTCGCATGGCAAGTTATCGGTGGTGTTGCTTACCCAATCGATGAATGCTTAGAAGTTTCTGTTGAATATCGTTTCCACATGGGAAGACTAAACAGACTTTATAACCATGACATCGGCGCAGCTTTACGCTACTTCTTCTAA
- the tsf gene encoding Elongation factor Ts, translating to MAVTITPDMIKELRERTGVSIGKCKEALEKANGDINLAIDNLRKDGIASAVKKEGRTANEGKIAAFKSSHGIGIAEVNAETDFVANNDRFNQFLENIVQEVANTSPSSLEAFMQQTYSKDNSLTIDQYRATIVQAIGENIQVRRILSMPAKSNQAVGVYSHLGGKILTVAVIEGSDSAETENLAKDIAMHIAAASPEYLSPETVPESVIEHEKEIAKSQIQGKPANIVEKIIAGKMNDYLNTVCLVHQNYIKDDKMTIQELVDQKSKQFGKPLKITHFMRWAVGQS from the coding sequence ATGGCAGTTACAATTACTCCCGACATGATTAAGGAATTACGCGAAAGAACGGGCGTAAGCATTGGAAAGTGTAAAGAAGCTTTAGAAAAAGCAAATGGAGATATTAACCTAGCTATTGATAACCTAAGAAAAGATGGAATCGCTTCTGCGGTTAAAAAAGAAGGAAGAACTGCTAATGAAGGCAAAATTGCCGCATTTAAGTCTTCTCATGGAATAGGAATAGCAGAAGTTAATGCAGAAACAGATTTTGTTGCTAATAACGATCGTTTTAATCAATTTTTAGAAAACATTGTTCAAGAAGTAGCAAATACATCTCCAAGTTCTTTAGAAGCGTTTATGCAGCAGACCTATTCTAAGGATAATTCTCTTACAATAGATCAGTATAGAGCAACTATTGTTCAAGCAATTGGTGAAAATATTCAAGTTAGAAGAATTTTGTCAATGCCAGCGAAGTCAAATCAAGCAGTTGGCGTTTATTCCCATCTAGGTGGCAAAATTTTAACTGTAGCTGTGATTGAGGGTTCAGATTCGGCTGAAACTGAAAACTTAGCTAAGGATATTGCAATGCACATTGCTGCAGCAAGTCCAGAATATCTATCACCAGAAACCGTTCCTGAAAGTGTAATTGAACACGAAAAAGAAATTGCAAAAAGTCAAATTCAGGGTAAACCTGCTAATATAGTTGAAAAAATTATTGCAGGCAAAATGAACGATTATTTGAATACTGTTTGCTTAGTCCATCAAAATTATATTAAAGATGATAAAATGACGATTCAAGAGCTTGTTGATCAAAAATCAAAGCAATTTGGAAAGCCATTAAAAATTACTCATTTTATGAGATGGGCAGTCGGTCAGTCATAA
- the rpsB gene encoding 30S ribosomal protein S2: MDKQPQQVTIKDLLEAGAHFGHQTHRWNPKMKRFIFEARNGLYIIDLAKTLQQIRQAVEVVKDVVSKHKSILFVGTKKQAKAVLRELAEMCGEFYVCERWLGGMLTNMSTIRQSIKKLERIEKRIAIEDKEKKLTKKEIALLTKDQIKLDKNLSGIRSMRRTPGLVIVVDPNKEHIAVAEANKLGIPVMGLVDTNCDPDPIQYVIACNDDALKSVKLILQALAQAIVEKKNEMTVSYSKGDVEEEEVFAKTRSGDSDDDKEGF; encoded by the coding sequence TTGGACAAACAACCCCAACAAGTCACTATTAAGGACCTGTTAGAAGCAGGTGCACATTTTGGACACCAGACCCATAGATGGAATCCAAAAATGAAGCGTTTTATTTTTGAAGCGCGAAATGGACTATATATCATAGATCTAGCAAAAACTTTACAACAAATTCGTCAAGCTGTCGAAGTAGTAAAAGACGTTGTGAGTAAACATAAGTCTATTTTATTCGTCGGCACAAAAAAGCAAGCTAAAGCAGTATTGCGCGAACTTGCTGAAATGTGTGGTGAATTTTATGTTTGTGAAAGATGGCTCGGTGGAATGTTGACTAATATGTCTACCATTCGTCAATCTATAAAGAAATTAGAGCGCATCGAAAAAAGAATCGCCATTGAAGATAAAGAGAAAAAGTTAACAAAAAAAGAAATTGCTTTGTTAACAAAAGATCAAATCAAATTAGACAAAAACTTATCAGGTATTCGCTCTATGAGAAGAACTCCTGGATTAGTTATTGTCGTAGATCCTAATAAAGAACATATCGCAGTAGCTGAAGCAAATAAACTTGGCATACCTGTAATGGGCTTAGTGGATACTAACTGTGATCCAGATCCAATTCAATATGTAATTGCTTGCAATGACGATGCATTAAAAAGCGTAAAACTAATCCTTCAAGCTTTAGCACAAGCTATCGTTGAAAAGAAAAATGAAATGACAGTTTCCTATAGTAAAGGGGACGTTGAAGAAGAAGAAGTGTTTGCAAAAACACGCTCTGGTGATTCAGACGATGATAAAGAGGGCTTTTAA